A genomic region of Xiphophorus couchianus chromosome 9, X_couchianus-1.0, whole genome shotgun sequence contains the following coding sequences:
- the LOC114151046 gene encoding AN1-type zinc finger protein 5, with protein sequence MAQETNQTQVPMLCTMGCGFYGNPRTNGMCSVCYKEHLQRQQGGGRSSPPGEKAATSPSGSPTSATVTVEDTNSELSTEAAGTQAEEQTTSPSSPSPVTQQMTAMSISPDSGAVDSDRAVVEGGEEEEDEEEGTSNSAEPVGDDAQASSEGDQTPDKNKKKNRCFSCRKKVGLTGFDCRCGNLFCAIHRYSDKHDCPYDYRSAAAARIRKENPIVVAEKIQKL encoded by the exons ATGGCTCAGGAGACCAATCAGACGCAAGTGCCAATGCTTTGCACTATGGGATGTGGTTTCTATGGTAACCCTCGCACCAATGGCATGTGCTCTGTCTGCTACAAGGAACACCTGCAGAGACAACAGGGAGGGGGACGATCCAGCCCTCCCGGAGAGAAAG CTGCTACATCACCATCAGGATCACCAACATCAGCAACTGTAACTGTGGAAGACACAAACTCGGAGCTTAGTACAGAAGCAGCAGGAACGCAAGCTGAGGAACAAACAACCAG TCCCAGCTCTCCGAGCCCAGTAACTCAACAGATGACAGCTATGAGCATCTCCCCAGACTCAGGGGCCGTAGACTCCGATCGAGCAGTGGttgagggaggagaggaggaggaagatgaggaagagggcACATCCAATAGCGCAG AACCTGTGGGTGATGATGCACAAGCTTCTTCTGAAGGTGACCAAACCCCCGataagaacaagaaaaagaacCGCTGCTTTTCTTGCCGGAAGAAAGTGGGCCTTACTG gtTTTGACTGTCGCTGTGGCAACCTGTTCTGTGCCATCCATCGCTACTCTGACAAACACGACTGTCCATACGATTACCGGAGTGCAGCTGCTGCACGCATACGCAAGGAGAACCCCATCGTGGTGGCTGAAAAAATTCAGAAGTTATGA
- the abhd17ab gene encoding alpha/beta hydrolase domain-containing protein 17A, translating to MNGLSFKELCCLFCCPPCPSRIASKLAFLPPEPTYAFLPDPEADPPTLGASGTSSLRSRSSASVSGGAGGVEGKWKLHLTDRAEFQYNQRDLDEVEVFYTRSSRGNRVGCMYIRVAGNARFTVLFSHGNAVDLGQMSSFYIGLGSRIGCNIFSYDYSGYGVSTGKPTEKNLYADIDAAWHALRTRYCIIPENIILYGQSIGTVPTVDLASRYECAAVILHSPLTSGMRVAFPDTKKTYCFDVFPNIEKVSKITSPVLIIHGTEDEVIDFSHGLALYERCPKAVEPLWVEGAGHNDIELYVQYLDRLRRFIGQELAVQHA from the exons ATGAATGGCCTCTCTTTCAAAGAGCTCTGCTGCCTGTTCTGCTGCCCACCATGTCCGAGCCGCATCGCATCCAAGCTGGCCTTCTTGCCTCCGGAGCCTACATACGCCTTTCTTCCAGACCCTGAGGCGGACCCCCCCACACTGGGCGCATCCGGGACGTCGAGCCTGCGGTCAAGGAGTTCGGCTTCGGTTTCTGGAGGAGCCGGTGGCGTGGAGGGGAAGTGGAAGCTTCACCTGACGGACCGAGCAGAGTTTCAGTACAATCAGCGAGATCTCGACGAGGTCGAAGTGTTCTACACTCGCTCCAGCAGAGGAAACAGAGTTGGCTGCATGTACATTCGCGTTGCAGGGAATGCCAG ATTTACCGTCCTTTTCTCCCATGGCAACGCAGTCGACCTGGGCCAGATGAGCAGCTTCTACATCGGCCTCGGTAGCCGTATCGGCTGCAACATCTTCTCCTACGACTACTCAGGTTATGGAGTCAGCACAGGCAAGCCCACCGAGAAAAACCTGTACGCGGACATAGACGCTGCCTGGCATGCCCTGCGTACACG gtATTGCATAATCCCAGAGAACATTATCTTGTACGGACAGAGCATCGGCACGGTTCCCACTGTGGACTTGGCTTCACGGTATGAGTGTGCCGCCGTCATTCTTCACTCACCTTTAACGTCTGGGATGAGAGTTGCCTTTCCTGACACAAAGAAAACCTACTGCTTTGATGTTTTCCCCAA CATTGAAAAAGTGTCTAAAATCACTTCTCCGGTTCTCATCATCCACGGGACGGAGGACGAGGTGATCGACTTTTCTCACGGCCTGGCCCTGTACGAGCGCTGCCCGAAGGCCGTGGAGCCCCTCTGGGTGGAGGGCGCTGGACACAATGACATTGAGTTGTACGTTCAGTATCTGGATCGCCTCCGGCGTTTCATTGGACAAGAATTGGCTGTTCAGCACGCCTGA